Below is a window of Apis mellifera strain DH4 linkage group LG15, Amel_HAv3.1, whole genome shotgun sequence DNA.
CGCACGGTGAATGAATTCGgttcgaagagaagagaatgcGTGATCGGCGTGACGAATGCGATGGACGCGCGACCGGAATACAAGGTTACGGAACCCGGTTCCTTTGAACCAGGACTCGCGATTGGTCCGCCGAGGTAACGGAACTTGGAGATCCGCCGCGTGGTTAACGATCCAACTCTTGTTGGGTCTCCGACAGACGTTCGACCGCGGTTCGTGAATCACGATCGCCGtgattctcttcttcttcttcttcttcctcctttttttatcccccttccctccccctggAATCGTGGAATCGATGTCGTTACCCGATCCAGTCGCTCCAGACGAGGTTTAGAGCGCgatccatttttcaaaatccatcaattcattttcttcttcttttctctctctctctctcctttattcctttcttccttcctttctcgagTCGAAAAACAGTGCGTTTCTTTCGATAGAAATGGTATTCGGTTAAAGGACgtgtatttgatatatatatatttcgagagGATGTCGTCGCGGGTGTGTCGATAAAGGAACGTGATTGCAGGAACTGTTCAGAAGAATGCGACTAGTGCAATTGCCGGTAACGAAAGGTTGCGTGGTGTTGTTCACGCTGTTGGTACCGTGCCTGTCGGTCACATTCGAGGATGGAAGTTCCGGATCCGAGGCACGCGGTGAgtcgtttcgaaagaaatgagtcatttcgagagaatcgatgaaaagagaaatttcgaaatttttcatcgatcgataaactTCATCGATTTTCAGAGAATCACGTGGCGGAAGAACAGGCGGCGAACAATTTCAACAAGACGCGGCAAGGGAAGGGATTGTTCGATTGGTTAGGCGTGGATCGAGACGTGGATCCTTACGTGGCAAAGACGGATCAAGGATGTTTGAACGGCGATCTCGCGGAATGCTTCAAATCTCAGGCTTTGCGTTATTTCTCCGATTTCTTCGACCAGCCTCGCTACGACATGAACGAGCGCGTGAAGGTAGTCAGGATGTCGAGTAACGTGGTGCGGCAGGTCGATCGTCAACCGTACGAATACTCCGGCGAAGCCAGGTACGAgccaagaatttcaaaaaaatatatatcaattcgttttacgaatatatacattaatttctcacgatttttcttttcaggtCCACCGACTCCGAATGGGATCAACTGATGAAGTTCGCcctaagaaaaatcgaaaagttcGTGAAAACGGTGGCCATAGAATTGCACGTAAATTCGGAAGAAACTGGAGAGAACGAAGTGTACGCGCCACGATTCCTGGACGAAATCGCCGACGAAATCGATACTCTTGAGAACAAGAAGGATACCCTTTTCTGTGAGcagaaacgaataatttatttatctcgttgcaaagttttccaaaattatattacattctcTTCATCTCTACGTTCAAACTTCTTTAaagtgtatttatttattttttgaatctaaGTTTCTAAAtatcgttattaatattatatttctttcaacagCTCGTAATCAATTCAAGAGACTTCTCATCCCCATGCTGATCGTGTTGAAGCTGTTCAAACTGAAGCTGCTCTTGTTCCTGCCTCTGATCCTCGGTCTGGCGTCCTTCAAGAAGTTTCTAGGCTTCCTCGCGATCGTGATACCCGGTTTAATCGGCTTCTTCAAACTTTACAAGCCGTTTACGCAGACTTATCATCCACCCGTGTACACTCAAAGCGGCATAGCTTACCCGTATCACAAGGAAAACAACGGTTATCCTTATCCCGGGGAACATCACGGCCCTGAGTATCCAATTGGATATCACAGAGATGCCTATGGGCAGGAACTTGCTTATCGAGGCTATCGAGATTACCAgtcgtaaattttttgaaaattttgctcCATGCtcgctctctttttttttagattatacgAATACGTGTTGACCTGATGTTGATGATAGTATTACGATGATATTCCGTACAATGGTACAGTCTTTTGTAGTATTACGTTCGGAATTGTATCGAAGAAATCTTTGCAAAActgtttcattgaaaatttttccaagggATACGCTCTCTTTTTAGATTATAAACCATTGCCATCGTTGAACACGCAATAGTCGCTCGTTTCGAATATTGGACGTAGCTGTGATGTCCACTTTTCATTTCATGAATTTGAACAAGTTCTCTCtacatgtgtgtgtatgtgtatgtgcgTACGCGTATGTATGCTATGTgtaagtatgtatatatatacaaagaacGCGAGTGTATAAGCAAATAATAAGttgtgataatttattttgtatacatttaggattttaagattttattattttttccaacgatcaatgattcataaatttaattataggcGTACGATTCGATCCACGCATTATATGCAATGATTattgaacgaaataaaaggaataatataaCGGAAAactttctcaaaatttaaacGACAGTCAGCTGCCTTCTACTTCTTtacttttcataaattattcacgCGGCTAtttcttgtaataattaaaattaataattaagtagTAAAAACggattataacaaaatttattgcgGAATTAAACGacattgttgttgttgtcgtcgtcgtcattgTCATTGTCGTCTTCGTCGTTGttgtttcattgaaatatctcTTTGAATGGAAAGTTGCTCGAAGCGTAGCtgtcgtataaaattttattaatatcggaTTACTTGTTTTCATGTTTCTCCGCGTTCCCTCCACGTTTAAGTTTTCTCAATCGTCAACAAAATATGGGACGGCTGTGACAAGTTTACGGCCGGAGAAGAGCCATCGTGCATCTTTATTTTGCACGTCGATGATGACAAACCGTCGCcaccgaaaaaaatattatcccgATGTATGTAAACACAAGTCATGCATAAGAATTTGAATTCTCGtaccttttttctcttccaagAAATCTCTGGACATCAGAGACTCATACTTTTAATTCTGAATTACACAAtttctgaattaaaaaatttctgaattacACAAATTACTCTCGATCCAGATAAGAGAAGGTTATGATATTTTGACGTATTTCCAAACTCacgaatttcttcaaaaatagattaaattgaagaaaaaaaagcttttcgaaaaaattactgTAACTTCTATTTCAATCTTcataaatagtattttaacTTCATTACGATTtcccttcattttttttttatcctttccaggataaaataatttcctgtCGTTTATTAACTTGCAACCCCTCTCCCTTAAACCCCCATTTTCTTTCGTATTCAAACATTTCCACACACAGTCGGAAAACCAGTCGTTCTCCAAAATAATAGCCTCGATCGAACAACCAACCACTTCACATTCTTTCGTTCTCCGAGTCTCGTTcctcccctctttttcttcttcgtggaTGGAACGCGATAAGCGGGTTTGAAGTCGCGTGAAAatcttgtctctctctctctctcttcctctctcttcttctctctctctctcgtcgtgGAAGAAAAGGTGGAACGAGAGTGCACGAGGCAACCGGTTCGACGCGATTCTCACTCGCGATCCAGAGAATCGGATGGAGCGGACCTGTTGACCAAGTGGCCTCGTTCGAGCCAGAAGACCGGAAACGGCCGATACACGGAAAACACGGAAAGTCTCGCGCAAAAACAATCGATTTTACGAACCAGTTTTTACATACTCATCGAGATACTCACAATGGAATCGTCGcttctcgatcgatcttcCTTCTTCAGGGAGAGATTCTTCAGGGAGTAGAAAAAATTTGGGAAATTGAGGGAGAGAAGAATGATTTAGGAATGATTAAAGTCTGGATACATAAGAGAACGCATTTAACTTTGTTAATGATTTTCAGCTacgtttcttaattatttgatgCTCTTTTCGAAGATTCGTGtaagtagatttttttttcttcttgaattCTTAATcgaattcgttaaaatttatcaaaacctCGAAATGGAGCGTGCTCTGTAATTTcagaggaaaagaaatttctaaaacgGGACGCAAACTCGTCTCTTCGTTTCATCCAACGAATATATCGCGATAATAAACGAGCGGAGGAAACGTTGATGATTTcacttttaaatgaaattgccTGCCACTTTAATACTCGACGATGTCTCTCGAACGAATCCCTATAGACAAATGGAAATTgacaataatttaagaatttcgtCCATCCGTTGTTTTGATGCGCGGCAAGGGAAGCGAAATTTCCTGTGTGCGCGTGCGTGTGTGACACGGTCGATCAAATCGTCGATACGTCGACTGGTATCaagcgaggaaaaaaaaagaaaaagaaaaaaagaaatgagggAACAAGGTTACCGAGGAGAAAGTTAACGAAACAGGTAGATATCAAAGGCACTCGAGCAATGCAAATCGACCAAAGATCGCACGTGACTGTTCgccatcttttttctttttctttttcaaactttGTCGATTCTTCGTTAGTTTCGTTTAAATCTATCGGATcggatagaaattttatagaatatgaataatatttgcggagaattttaatcgattattcgccaaaattatgattcgaaaaagaaatatgatttttatcaaatactgAAAGGAAAAACTATACAAGAAAATGATTCTTtgcaattgtaatttttccttcttaaaACGAAGTTActaacgaaattttattagaggAAGGATTTAAGGgggaaattattgttaatgaattgaatataaaacgcTTAGGAgactgaatatttatatatatatgtatacacgtcGAGTTGGATGAACGAGAGTTTGGCACGAAAGTATGCCTGCTTTTACCTGGATGAATGTAACCGATGATGTACATACCTGCGATTTTCCTGGTCAGTTCCTGGTGTGTTTACTTAGATAAGATGCGATTTAACGAGTGGATATTCTCCAGAAGACGGTTAGGATGTTAAACATAGCCTCCAGAAGAGGCCAAGGTAAGGCGCGGTGTCCAATATGATAATTCGTACTTCGTACAAGTGATCGTTGTACGAATGTTGTACAACCTCTTTCTAgacaaaaattccaatttcacgCGAAAACTTCGAttcgtattaataatattccgtTAAAGTCTCGAATTTTctccaaaatttaaaaaaacaacatcgatcgatctacaaaaatcttgaaaatagaatcttaataaattgAGATCTCGTTGAAAATTCGATCACCCACGCTGTCCTATGGGCGTCCAAACGAATTGGAATTCGGCGTAACGGTCCTCGAACCTTTAACCAAAAACACCTTCAGGGCGATTGGAAGATCGAGTCGACGTCGAATAATCGTTTGCCATATACGAATCCGCGGCTGGCACACTTCTCGtcccttttatttatttatttttttcttcaacattCCATTTTGCCTCTACCAAGCTCGCATCCACGAGTTCTTCAACGCGAGTGAAAAGAATCGATGCGATTCGagcagagaaaaaaattcgatcgacgtTCACGACTCGAAATGGAAATTGTAACGCGGAAATCTACGATCGGCGATCTCGGTGTACGTTTTCAGGTCATGCGGATTAGTTTCggtatcgaattttaatttcaccgATCGGGAGGAATTAGATTTCACTGGGTGATTTATCGAGCGGTTGACCGATTATCtttggaaatttgaatatttgaaagtttCGAGGGGACGGCGTCGTTTAACGAGTCGAAAGTCggataagattttaataaccGGCCGAAAATTTTCTACCCTTCCAACCGAGAACAAACTcgaacaaataaaacaaaaatatagatcCAAGAAAATCATTGAGAATTACGAGAGATCTCGTAATTCGATTGAACGCGTCCAACCTTTTTCTCCCCCGTCCGGGAAAGTAGCAACAGTTTACCCGATTCAAGAATGAAAAGCGGATATCGGATATACGTTTTTCTTCACGCCTAGTTTTACTCGGATCTCTCGGCGACATCTCGGCGATCCCCTTGATTTCTTTCCTAACTTCAACCGCGAACTGTTCCCTCGAAGTCGCGCTGTTCATTCGAAACGCAAACAACGGCACCAGCTTGAACTTGGCATTCCAACTTTCTACCGAATTCATCACTGTCCGAACATC
It encodes the following:
- the LOC725622 gene encoding uncharacterized protein LOC725622, translating into MRLVQLPVTKGCVVLFTLLVPCLSVTFEDGSSGSEARENHVAEEQAANNFNKTRQGKGLFDWLGVDRDVDPYVAKTDQGCLNGDLAECFKSQALRYFSDFFDQPRYDMNERVKVVRMSSNVVRQVDRQPYEYSGEARSTDSEWDQLMKFALRKIEKFVKTVAIELHVNSEETGENEVYAPRFLDEIADEIDTLENKKDTLFSRNQFKRLLIPMLIVLKLFKLKLLLFLPLILGLASFKKFLGFLAIVIPGLIGFFKLYKPFTQTYHPPVYTQSGIAYPYHKENNGYPYPGEHHGPEYPIGYHRDAYGQELAYRGYRDYQS